AACTTTATTTAATATCAGTTAACACCGTTTACGCATTTTTAAATGATGAGGTGGAAGACCTAAATTTCTAAAATCCAgggcccgatttctcgaaacgaACTTAAGGtttaactcaaatctcaaactgagtttgacaatttgaaacagctgaactTTTATTTATTAGGCTAAACAcacaactaaagaaatctgtccaccaaattcaGAGTGTCTGCTATGTTTGAGCTGGAtaccaatttcctttcattctggaaaatgcgttttttcaaatttgaacaaaaacttgaacttaagtcaaaacccagacttaagtttgtctggagaaatcggggcctgttCTCTACCGGAACAGGGCACGACAGAACTGTTTCAATATGCAGATTCCTGGCCTCTACATTACTCTTGGTGCTGTCTCTTCCCAAATGGCATGACTTTCatggtgttgttttaattagtTTTCTAGATATGCTTCTATCCATATGCATTGCGAAACACTTATTTCAAATATCTCGAGGTCTTTGAAAATAGTGAATGCCTGTCTGTGTGTATTGTAACAGTCCATTAACGTTTGTGGCATTTATAGATTCTTGTCAAGAACAGATACTTCAGTTAGCTGACGTCACATGGTTGTCAACTGTTGGTTATTTACAAGGGTTCTGCCTTTTGAGGAGGTTCGATAGTGAAAATTTGATGAGCACATAATTATTCTCGTCCTTCGAACACACGTCAAAGCCATTAAGATTGATAGATCTATTGATGACCATTGAAATACACAGCATCGttcagtaaacttggacaaagtactgagAATGGGAACCAAGTGAGGATGGGGAGGCCACAACAAATCAGTAACGCCTAGTGACTGCAAGAGTTGCGTGaaccccagggagttgagattggtaATACGGTATGCtgtttgagactgacatccaatggcCAATGTTCCCGGCTCGGAGGCACCCACCGTGCCCACTCTCGTCTTTTCATCATCGACGTATTGGTTTGTGATGAAGTGGCCTGTAGTGGAAGGGGCCGCCACATCTAAGCATGCTATCTCGTTTAGTTAATCGGGCTCAGCATGCCTGAACGAACCTACATTAAGGGTGTTAGTGTGTGAGTCTTGTTTGACGCCACTTTTTCCCCAgcagtacacacacacgcacgcacacacacgcagacacacacacacacacacacacacacacacacatgatcgatggtcatgctgttcatcactggaatgtctggtccagactcgattatttacggaccaccgccatatagctggaatattgctgagtgcggcgtaaaactaaactcactcacttattgtttCCTTTTAaacaatgaatatattttagtgaTTTTTCAAGTTTTGACAATGAATAGGTGTTTGTGATTTTTCACGTTTCGgcgagtgtgtttagttttacgacgcattGAGTGATGCTCCTCCAGCTGTATGCCGACGGTCTGTTAAtattcgagtctagaccagagcgtcaatccggtgatcaacaagagcatcgatctacgcaaaattctaggatacgatgacgtgtcaaccaagctagAAAGCATGCCCACCTTctctgttagttgcctcttacgacaaacatgagttactaaagatcacttctaacccagatctttacgGTTTCTTTACCTTTCAGTTTTGCATATTAAGGTATTTTCATGTAAACACCTCACACGACTATTTATTGGTCACATATTGTTTGTATGCATTGTGAAGATCTTCGTTTATCAAAGCTGTGATTAAACGACATTGTCTTTGGTTGCTATCCAAAGAAACCTTTACATTGTGTTGTCCCTGTTGAGTAAGGATAacatatatggatgaacaacgtcTTTATTTAAGGTGTGGAGCGACTATTCTGTGTAGATCTAACACAACAATGTGCAGAGTAGTGATGGGGGACATACCGATCAGCAGAATTGGTGTAGTAGAGCAGTAGAGGAGAGAAAACACACTGCAGAACATCTAACGGAAAATCCCGTCCTTACGAAAAAAGACAGTCCTGTTAACATGCAGAAGGATTATGTCTGATTAGAGTCTTGCAGATTGGTAAACTGGGAATATGAAATAGCCATGGTCACGCTTGATGAgtggttgaaatattttgaagtggATGGTTCTTGGACATGATTTTGAAGTCTTTGCTGCTTTGAATTTGTCCTACTGAATGCTGCGAGTTGTCACGGATGTAGTCCTTCTTCGTGCTGATGTTCTGGGTAGTGGTTGTACTTATTGAAGATTTATTTAATGTGATTTAGTTGAGTATATATGGTGTTGCTTATTTGAACGGATGTAGTGAACCCGTCTTGCCAGGGTTGAAAACAATCCTTGACCTGAGGtggcattcgtaactactcacGTCAAATCAAGCGAAATATTGATTTTCCCATAACAAGGAATACAGAAAGTGGGACCATCAGCTTTCATAGATACAACGGCTGTGACCAGTGCGTCTTCAACCAAAGTTGTTATAACGGGAATTCTTATTATTTCATGACGTTCTCTGCATTTTTTATGCATCATCTAATTTCAGGcttgaaataacaaaacataaatatagataCGAATTTTGAGGTGGATGGTTGGAGGTATCGTGAAGGTACTGGTCTGTGTGAGTTGTTTTGCAATATACAGTGGTCTGGACCTTTTGTGATCTTTATTTCAGACTGGCAATGCATTCGTCAATGTTGGCCCGGACTCTACAAGGCCAAAACTGTTGTTAGTTGGTCTGTATCGTTCCGCAGTCGCTCTTGGCATTTGACTTGCCGGCCATAAGGTCTACTGTGCCGGTCAATCAAATAGCCCGCGCTTCCCTTAAAGTTGTCACCTTCTAAAGGTCAAACACAGATAGTCATATTAGCCGAGTCTTCGTCAGGAGTACCGTGCTCTTTCACCGAAAAGGCAAATCTTAATCTGACTCCTTGGTGGGCAGAGTAGCAAGCACTGCATCGTCCGTTACATTTCCCATGCATCACCGAGTGGTTGGACGAGAATACAATGTCAGCTGGTCCTGTGAGAGTGCTTTCACTGCTTACTTTGAAGCTAGTTCCTTCAACATTTACTTGCACCGTGCCGCAGTCTGCTCCGGCGTCTGAACTGCAACCCATGACACGCCCGTAAGGACCAGGTTTACACGACCATTCAGCAAAGGTGTGGTCAGTATTTATCTGAAGATTGTTCAAGTTAATTTTGATCTTGGTGAAGTTTGTTCGTCCACAGTAGGAACTGAAACATCCTGTTGGCATCACTGAGTAGTTGTCTTCCTGCAAGCTGACGAAATGTCCAGGAGTATCAGATGACATGTCATGGCAGTAGATCTTCACCCTGGCGTTGTTGTACTTCTCCAAGACAATCCAGTATTCTCCATCACCGTAGGCATTGTTGCACGTCTTCACCTGGCTGCAGTCTGTGACCAATACACAAAAGAACTCCGTCCACGACCCATCAGACTGGCAGACACGCCTGCCCCGTGGACTAAATGGGGGATCACACACATACTTCACCTCCTCCCCGATCATCCACACCATCTGAGTCTGGGCATTCTGAAAGCATACAGCACATCTCACGTCATAATCAACCCGTCTTAATCCTCAACGAATTGTGTTCGGTGTACTAATtatgtgtatgtttatgtttttaataatgCATAAATGATTCACAGTAGACGAATAATTCTCAGTAGACGATACTGTGGTCCTGGTTTTAGTGACTGTCGTCAAACCCTTTTtgtatttaattgtgttttaatcatgTATAAACGATTCACAGTAGACTCtgtatataagttttggtagtTGCTGTCAGCTCCCCTTATGTTAGCACATCAAGTTGTCCTTTCACGTCTTGTTTGTCAGCTTTGCTCATACATTAATTACGAATTCTTGTCACCCAAATTACACAGAGACCCTGTGTGAAAGCACACCACAGAgcttgattacacaatgtcatttagaaagtggttagatgcaacatatgtcatatttgggatttcactttcttagtaaagtacaaattctagtactgttttggttgagtcccatccgggattcgaccccgcaccctcagagtcaggcacctaatcgccagcacacaaagtcagccgcctagcccgctcagccaccgcgacttccactgcAGGGCTTGTTTTCAATGTCACGAACTTCTTAAATCCCCCGCTGTCCCTTTCCAAAATATAAAGCAGCGGGTAAACAGTGAACGACAAAACCTTTATCTGTAAAACTGAATGACATTCGAAGGGCCTGTGACATAGCACTTTGACCTTATGGCCAATGTTCCCGGCTCGGAGGAACCCACCGTGCCCACTCTCGTCTTTTCATCATCGACGTATTGGTTTGTGATGAAGTGGCCTGTATTGGAAGGGGTCGCCATGTCTAAGCATGCTGTCTCGTTTTGTTAATCGGGCTCAGCATCCCTGAACGAACCTACAttaagatagatagatagatatagatatacatatatatccgtGCTTAACAGACCTGAGGCCTGTAGTACAAATACAGTGGACAAGTAATAACTTAGAGTTTTTgagaatgtatttttttctgtatgtAGTTGCgtaatagatatacatgtacacagataaATTTCCTAAATGTACTTTACTTGAATTGGTTAAGAGGGATATGAATTTGTAGATGTAAGGATGTACATAGTAGTAGCTCTGAATCTACTTATTTCTCAACATATAATAGGCTGGACATACAAAAAGAAAGTGGTACTCGTCATTGTACGAACATTGTACAAATCCTTTGTTATTTTCTTAGTCCTATATACCGACCAGATTTTATTAGCAAATTTAATCATGAGATGAACAACGGAATTACGCAAGGCTTATTCTGAATTTCCTTACGCTTAGCACAGACAGGCACTGTCTTTTATGGATAGATTGATCATTTTACAGTAAAACTATTTGTTAGACAGAGATACGTTTTCATTCCAGTTCTGTAGTTCTGTCATTTTCTAGGGCACCAGAGACTCTGGTTTCACCAGATCTCAGTGCCATACAAAAGGATAGGACATATTTTAACATAACAAAATCTTGAGTTGTATAAGTCACAAAgtgtttttaatatttcataatgCATATTGAGACCTTTTTATCTTGCAATGAGGCTTGAATTGTATCCATGGACCAAGAAATATGGTTTGTAAAATTAACTCCTACATATTTATGAGAATTAATTGTTTCAAATGCATCGCCTCTGTCATACCATTTGCCAATTTTCCaccatatttgaaaacaaatattttggttTTAGTTTTATTAACAGTCAATTTAAAATCATTGCAGTAATAAAGCACTGAAACTGTACCATCATACTATACAAGTCACTGGATAATTCATACATTGGATATTGCTCCACATCCTTCATTTCATATATTATGCACGCACCTGCGGGTTGCACTGACAACTGCCTTCAGCCACGAGTGTCCTCACTGAGCACTcggtacagtttgtgaagctATGGTTTTCTGTGTGATCACGATGTGTAAAATGTAATGCTATGTACAAGTGTAGTCGTGATTTTTAGTTATTTTCAAATCTTCTCTGATTTCGGATTATAATCTTGAAGTAAAACGTTTCTATCATTATATTGTATGAGTTGCCACATTATGAAGTGATGAGTTGGATGGGCATCTTCCCAAAGTGGACATTTCTAAACTATGTGGACTCTGCGATTAAGGATGAAGATCGTAAACATGAAACACGTAATCAAAATACCATTGATAATTTGCGACTTTTGGACTGAGGAATAACTTTATTTAATATCAGTTAACACCGTTTACGCATTTTTAAATGATGAGGTGGAAGACCTAAATTTCTAAAATCCAgggcccgatttctcgaaacgaACTT
This portion of the Haliotis asinina isolate JCU_RB_2024 chromosome 10, JCU_Hal_asi_v2, whole genome shotgun sequence genome encodes:
- the LOC137299074 gene encoding A disintegrin and metalloproteinase with thrombospondin motifs 9-like, which encodes MSLWRLLILRLVVATAWETCTDFTNFKMFLQENTRLEVEAFLVLSDFTLLQCVKECKLRSRCQSFNFNLNAGQCELLDTASEGTSGSNPTTTSQYVYSDIKSWTGNIAGKCEGHSCPTTSVCREKGDNYTCLCSNPPAVLNANFVLNAQTQMVWMIGEEVKYVCDPPFSPRGRRVCQSDGSWTEFFCVLVTDCSQVKTCNNAYGDGEYWIVLEKYNNARVKIYCHDMSSDTPGHFVSLQEDNYSVMPTGCFSSYCGRTNFTKIKINLNNLQINTDHTFAEWSCKPGPYGRVMGCSSDAGADCGTVQVNVEGTSFKVSSESTLTGPADIVFSSNHSVMHGKCNGRCSACYSAHQGVRLRFAFSVKEHGTPDEDSANMTICV